The Thermoproteales archaeon genome includes a region encoding these proteins:
- a CDS encoding DNA primase small subunit PriS has product MEIKFMKTRHLKYIFARYYKKPSIYEPPEFDKREFAFVYFENPDSMQRHMGFSSLEELIMHIEQKIPRHIYYSSAIYEYPSAVNMNEKEWLGAELVFDIDVDHIDTPCKKLHDRWICLDCGANGWGLAPQACYKCGSERIRKETWVCETCISVAKDESLKLIDFLISDFGFRKNELLIVFSGHRGFHIHIYNEKILELNQEARREIADYVRGIGINYKMFIPVKGSLIKPYNPDFWDPAWLGRVSRALYNLFTSINLEENLKKIGIADRAIKKISSLKQEIIKKLEEKPPNWNYLSKVIDENTWEIIFHKVAEEEGAKIDERVTIDIKRLIRLPGSLHGKTGMKVSKIDYHGLENFDIRKHAVVFAENPVKVDIKNPPQKILDVLLEAKKGVVKVPYYIYVYLLANGAEVRMIKSTS; this is encoded by the coding sequence ATGGAGATAAAATTCATGAAAACTAGACACCTTAAGTATATTTTTGCAAGATACTACAAAAAACCAAGCATATATGAACCTCCAGAATTTGACAAGCGTGAATTTGCTTTCGTATATTTTGAAAACCCGGATTCTATGCAAAGACATATGGGTTTCAGCTCTCTTGAGGAATTAATAATGCATATAGAGCAAAAAATTCCAAGGCATATATATTACTCTTCTGCGATTTACGAATATCCTAGTGCTGTCAACATGAACGAGAAGGAATGGTTAGGCGCAGAATTGGTTTTTGATATAGATGTAGATCATATAGACACTCCCTGTAAGAAGCTACATGACAGATGGATATGTCTAGACTGTGGAGCAAATGGATGGGGCTTGGCGCCGCAGGCTTGTTATAAATGTGGAAGCGAAAGAATCCGAAAGGAAACCTGGGTCTGTGAAACTTGCATATCCGTTGCAAAAGATGAATCATTAAAACTTATAGACTTCCTAATTTCAGATTTTGGATTTAGAAAAAATGAACTTTTAATAGTATTTTCTGGACATAGAGGCTTTCATATTCATATTTATAATGAAAAGATATTGGAGCTGAACCAAGAAGCGCGCAGGGAAATAGCCGATTATGTAAGAGGTATCGGTATAAATTATAAGATGTTTATACCAGTAAAAGGATCTTTAATAAAACCTTATAATCCGGATTTTTGGGATCCTGCATGGCTTGGAAGGGTGTCTCGCGCTTTGTATAATCTCTTTACTTCAATAAATTTGGAAGAAAATCTTAAAAAAATAGGTATCGCAGACAGGGCTATCAAAAAAATTTCTTCATTAAAACAGGAAATTATTAAAAAATTAGAAGAGAAGCCCCCTAACTGGAACTACCTTAGCAAAGTAATTGATGAAAATACTTGGGAAATAATATTCCATAAAGTAGCGGAGGAAGAGGGTGCTAAAATAGATGAGCGAGTAACTATAGACATAAAGAGATTAATAAGGCTGCCAGGCTCTCTTCATGGTAAAACTGGAATGAAAGTTTCAAAAATAGACTATCATGGCCTAGAAAACTTTGATATAAGGAAGCATGCTGTGGTTTTCGCGGAGAATCCCGTGAAAGTTGATATTAAGAATCCTCCACAAAAAATCTTGGACGTGCTACTGGAAGCTAAAAAGGGCGTTGTAAAAGTTCCATACTATATTTACGTCTATTTATTAGCTAATGGTGCAGAAGTTAGAATGATAAAGTCTACGTCATAG